One Desulfurobacterium indicum genomic window, TACCATATTCAAGATTCGCAGCCGGCGGAACATCTTCCGGCAAACCCTCAAAATCTCCGGGAATATCATAAATAACCCAATGCGTGAATGTCCCTGCCGGTGCATCCGGATCTTCCACTATGAGAGCAAAACTTTTGACTGTTTCTGGCGGATTCAAGAAAAACAGACATGGAGAGACATCCTCTCCGTCACAGGTGTATTTTGAAGGGATAAATTCCCCGTTACCAAATGCAGGACTGACAATTTCCATGCTTACCTCCCAACAACTTTATTTACATATTTTGTAATTAAGTGACAAAATCAACCGGTCTGCCACACTTTGGGCAAACACCGTCTGAAAACTTTACAGATACCTCATAACCTATCCTTTCAACAAGAAGAGCACCGCATTTAGGACAGAAAGTCGATTCCTTTTCTGGCTCTATTACGTTTCCCACGTAAACGTAATATAGATACTCTTTACATACATTATAAGCCATATTTAAAACATCCACCGGTGTAGGAAAAGTATTCATCAATTTATAAGCAGGAAAAAACCTTGATAGATGAAGCGGCGTTTCCTTACCAAGATTTTCTGCTATCCATCTGGCAAATTTCTCAAAGTATTCCGGTGTAAACTCATCATACAAAGGCACTATTAATTTTGTAAGTTCAAGGTGCTTTCCCGCCTTTTTTATTCTTTCACAGACTTCCCAAACATTCGGATTAGGCATAGATGAAAATTTAGCGTAATACTCTTTGGTCATACCTTTTAGATCAACATTAAAAGCATCAATCAACGGTAAAAGTTCTCTTAAAGGTTCAAGATTCACATTTCCGTTAGTTACCATTACGTTTACAAGACCTTCCTCTTTTATCATAGAGGCAGTATCCTTTACATACTCAAACCAGACTATTGGATCGTTGTAGGTGTAGGCTATACCGATTGAGTCATACCTTGAGGCGTAATCAACCGCCATTCGCGGCGGGAAAACTTCCCTATGTGTTTCCTGCCTTGAAATCTGCCAGTTCTGACATGAACGACAGTCAAGGTTGCAACCGTTAGTACCGATGGAAAATATCACCTGGCCGGGATAAAAGTGATATAAAGGTTTTTTTTCAACAGGATCATAACCAGCAGAAGCAATTTCCCCATAGATTGTTGACACAAGCCGTCCACCTACATTTTTCCTTACAAGACAAAAACCGCTCTGATTTTCCGCTATAACACACTCTCTCGGACATAAGAGACACTTGACTTTATGATTATCAAGAGGTTCCCAGTAAGAAGCTACCGCTAAAGCCATCTTTCCCCCTGATTTACAGAATTTTTCCCACTTCTTTAAATTTAAATATAACACTTTTATATCTAAAGGAGAAAATTTGAAGGTAATTGTTAAAATATAATTAACCCCACAAATTATGTTGAAGGAGGAAACGTGATACTCATAACGGGGAAAAACGGTCAGCTGGCTGGAGAGTTTATCCGAAAACTAACGGAAAAAGGGGCAGATTTTAAAGCTCTAAGTCACAAAGAACTTGATATTGGAAACCTTGATAACGTTGTAAAAACGGTAAAAGAACTTAAGCCAGAAGTTATC contains:
- the amrS gene encoding AmmeMemoRadiSam system radical SAM enzyme, with protein sequence MALAVASYWEPLDNHKVKCLLCPRECVIAENQSGFCLVRKNVGGRLVSTIYGEIASAGYDPVEKKPLYHFYPGQVIFSIGTNGCNLDCRSCQNWQISRQETHREVFPPRMAVDYASRYDSIGIAYTYNDPIVWFEYVKDTASMIKEEGLVNVMVTNGNVNLEPLRELLPLIDAFNVDLKGMTKEYYAKFSSMPNPNVWEVCERIKKAGKHLELTKLIVPLYDEFTPEYFEKFARWIAENLGKETPLHLSRFFPAYKLMNTFPTPVDVLNMAYNVCKEYLYYVYVGNVIEPEKESTFCPKCGALLVERIGYEVSVKFSDGVCPKCGRPVDFVT
- a CDS encoding YbhB/YbcL family Raf kinase inhibitor-like protein, producing MEIVSPAFGNGEFIPSKYTCDGEDVSPCLFFLNPPETVKSFALIVEDPDAPAGTFTHWVIYDIPGDFEGLPEDVPPAANLEYGIKQGLNDFGRIGYNGPCPPPGKPHRYFFILLALDIESTGLPSGATRSELLRAIDGHVITTAEMVGLYGR